The following are encoded together in the Bradyrhizobium algeriense genome:
- a CDS encoding tetratricopeptide repeat protein, whose product MSELFDEVDEEVRRDQLKKLWDRYSLYIIAGMILIIAAVGGWRGYQYLEAKKAVEAGAAFDKAVELSEANKHAEAEAAFADLAAKAPFGYRVLARLRMAAEVANRDPQAAAKLFDEITADRSVGVAEQDLARIRAAQLLLESTSYPNMKERLEAAAAAGATFRHTARELLALSAWRANDAAATRQWLDLIANDGETPPSLRSRAEALQALLPPVAKS is encoded by the coding sequence GTGTCTGAATTATTTGATGAAGTAGACGAGGAGGTCCGTCGCGATCAGCTCAAAAAGCTGTGGGACCGATACTCGCTTTATATCATTGCCGGCATGATTTTGATCATCGCCGCCGTGGGCGGCTGGCGTGGCTACCAGTATCTGGAGGCCAAGAAGGCGGTCGAGGCGGGGGCTGCGTTCGACAAGGCCGTGGAGCTTTCAGAAGCCAACAAGCACGCCGAGGCCGAAGCGGCCTTCGCCGATCTCGCGGCGAAGGCGCCGTTCGGCTATCGCGTGTTGGCGCGGTTGCGCATGGCGGCGGAAGTCGCCAACCGCGATCCGCAGGCCGCGGCAAAGCTGTTCGATGAGATCACCGCCGATCGCAGCGTCGGCGTTGCCGAGCAGGATCTGGCGCGGATTCGCGCCGCCCAGTTGCTGCTGGAAAGCACGAGCTATCCCAACATGAAAGAGCGCCTCGAGGCCGCTGCTGCGGCCGGCGCCACCTTCCGCCATACCGCGCGCGAATTGCTGGCGCTGTCGGCATGGCGCGCCAACGACGCTGCGGCGACGCGGCAATGGCTGGATCTGATCGCCAATGACGGCGAAACGCCGCCGAGCCTGCGCTCGCGTGCCGAAGCGCTGCAGGCCTTGCTTCCGCCGGTCGCCAAGAGCTGA
- the der gene encoding ribosome biogenesis GTPase Der: protein MSFTIAIIGRPNVGKSTLFNRLVGQKLALVDDEPGVTRDRREGNARLGDLEFTVIDTAGLDEGAKGSLTARMQEQTETAIELADALMFVIDARAGLTPNDRAFADFARRANKPVVLVANKSEGRHGEVGAMESYALGLGDPIQISAEHGEGLSDLYDALAALMPEPAEEGEEFDDDDIIVSDEELAQRPIRVAIVGRPNAGKSTLINHLLGEERLLTSAEAGTTRDSISVEITWQGREFRVFDTAGLRRRSRIEEKLEKLSVADALRAVRFAEVVVMTMDAQNRFEEQDLRIADLIEREGRAIVLAVNKWDLMERKTHLISALRSDADHWLPQVKGAPIVAVSGLMGEGIDRLMTAIQDAYAVWNKRVPTAALNRWFEQAVDANPPPAVSGRRLKLNYITQAKARPPSFILFCSRADAVPQSYLRYLTNSMREAFDLPGTPIRITLREKANPFAHKRKRPS from the coding sequence ATGTCCTTTACGATTGCCATCATCGGCCGACCCAATGTCGGCAAATCGACGCTGTTCAACCGGCTGGTTGGGCAGAAGCTTGCGCTGGTGGATGACGAGCCCGGCGTTACCCGCGACCGCCGCGAGGGCAATGCACGTCTCGGCGATCTCGAATTCACCGTGATCGACACCGCCGGCCTCGACGAGGGCGCCAAGGGCTCGCTCACGGCACGGATGCAGGAGCAGACGGAAACCGCGATCGAACTGGCCGATGCGCTGATGTTCGTGATCGACGCGCGCGCAGGGCTGACGCCGAACGATCGCGCCTTTGCCGATTTCGCGCGCCGCGCCAACAAGCCGGTGGTGCTGGTCGCCAACAAGAGCGAGGGCAGGCACGGCGAAGTCGGCGCGATGGAATCCTACGCGCTCGGCCTCGGCGATCCCATCCAGATTTCAGCCGAGCATGGCGAGGGCCTGAGCGATCTCTACGACGCGCTCGCCGCGCTGATGCCGGAGCCGGCCGAGGAGGGTGAAGAGTTCGACGACGACGATATCATCGTATCGGATGAGGAACTCGCGCAGCGTCCGATCCGCGTCGCCATCGTCGGCCGCCCCAATGCCGGAAAATCCACGCTGATCAATCATCTGCTCGGCGAGGAGCGGCTGTTGACCAGCGCCGAGGCTGGCACCACCCGCGATTCCATCTCGGTCGAGATCACCTGGCAGGGCCGCGAGTTCCGCGTGTTCGACACCGCAGGGCTTCGGCGGCGCTCGCGGATCGAGGAGAAATTGGAAAAACTGTCGGTGGCGGACGCGCTGCGCGCGGTGCGCTTTGCCGAAGTCGTCGTGATGACGATGGACGCGCAGAACCGGTTCGAGGAACAGGACCTGCGCATCGCCGATCTGATCGAGCGCGAGGGGCGGGCGATCGTGCTCGCGGTCAACAAATGGGATCTGATGGAGCGCAAGACCCATCTGATTTCGGCGCTGCGCAGCGATGCCGATCACTGGCTGCCGCAGGTCAAGGGCGCCCCCATCGTCGCCGTGTCCGGCCTGATGGGCGAGGGCATCGATCGCCTGATGACCGCGATCCAGGACGCCTATGCGGTGTGGAACAAGCGCGTGCCCACGGCTGCGCTCAATCGCTGGTTCGAGCAGGCGGTCGACGCCAATCCGCCGCCCGCGGTGTCGGGCCGGCGGCTGAAGCTGAACTACATTACCCAGGCCAAAGCGCGGCCGCCGAGTTTTATCTTGTTCTGCTCGCGGGCTGACGCCGTGCCGCAATCCTATCTGCGCTATCTCACCAACAGCATGCGCGAAGCCTTCGACCTGCCGGGCACGCCGATCCGGATCACGCTGCGCGAAAAGGCCAATCCGTTCGCCCACAAGCGCAAACGGCCGTCATGA
- a CDS encoding TCR/Tet family MFS transporter, which produces MSEHASTAVADDKPPVRSGAAAFIFVTILLDMLALGLILPILPKLVESFVDNDTATAARIFGLFGTAWALMQFLFSPILGALSDRFGRRPVVLLSNFGLALDYVLMALAPSLTWLFIGRVISGITSASISTAFAYIADVTPPERRAAVFGKIGAAFGAGFILGPAIGGLLGGMDPRLPFWIAAGLSFANTLYGWLILPESLPLERRAPFHWKSASPLGALHLLRSNRILAGLSLANFFGQVAHVVLPSTFVLYATYRYGWDTATVGLTLALVGVCAMVVQGAGVGPIVKRLGERRALLLGLACGALGFFIYGAAPTGPLFWIGIPVMALWGVAGAAIQALTTQLVAPDQQGQLQGATNSVNSIAQMAGPFLFTLTFAYFISDGAPFKMPGAPFLLAAALLGLGLLIAWRTLAPSKGAKP; this is translated from the coding sequence ATGAGCGAACACGCGTCCACCGCTGTTGCCGACGACAAGCCGCCGGTGCGCAGCGGCGCGGCGGCCTTCATCTTCGTCACCATCCTGCTCGACATGTTGGCGCTCGGCCTGATCCTGCCGATCCTGCCAAAACTCGTGGAAAGTTTTGTCGACAACGACACCGCGACGGCGGCGCGGATCTTCGGCCTGTTCGGCACCGCCTGGGCGCTGATGCAGTTCCTGTTCTCGCCGATCCTCGGCGCGCTCTCGGACCGCTTCGGCCGGCGACCGGTGGTGCTGCTGTCGAATTTCGGATTGGCGCTGGACTATGTGCTGATGGCGCTGGCGCCGTCGCTGACCTGGCTGTTCATCGGCCGGGTGATCTCAGGCATTACGTCGGCGAGCATCTCGACGGCCTTTGCCTATATCGCCGATGTGACGCCGCCGGAACGGCGAGCCGCGGTGTTCGGCAAGATCGGCGCGGCCTTCGGCGCCGGGTTCATTCTCGGTCCCGCCATCGGCGGCCTGCTCGGCGGCATGGATCCGCGCCTGCCGTTCTGGATCGCGGCAGGCTTGAGCTTTGCGAATACGCTCTACGGCTGGCTGATCCTCCCCGAGTCTCTGCCGCTGGAACGCCGCGCACCATTCCATTGGAAAAGCGCCAGCCCGCTCGGCGCGCTGCATCTGCTGCGTTCCAACCGGATTCTGGCCGGGCTGTCGCTGGCGAATTTCTTCGGGCAGGTCGCGCATGTGGTGCTGCCGTCCACCTTCGTTCTCTATGCGACGTACCGCTATGGCTGGGATACGGCGACGGTCGGGCTCACTCTGGCGTTGGTTGGCGTCTGCGCCATGGTGGTGCAGGGCGCGGGCGTCGGGCCGATCGTCAAGCGCCTCGGCGAGCGCCGGGCGCTGCTGCTGGGGCTTGCGTGCGGCGCGTTGGGCTTTTTCATCTATGGCGCGGCCCCGACCGGGCCGTTGTTCTGGATCGGCATTCCCGTGATGGCGCTGTGGGGCGTGGCGGGCGCGGCGATCCAGGCGCTGACGACGCAGCTCGTAGCACCCGATCAGCAGGGCCAGTTGCAGGGTGCGACCAACAGCGTCAACAGCATCGCCCAGATGGCGGGACCGTTTCTGTTTACGCTGACCTTTGCTTACTTCATTAGCGATGGAGCGCCGTTCAAAATGCCGGGCGCACCGTTCCTGCTAGCGGCCGCGTTGTTGGGGCTGGGGCTCTTGATCGCGTGGCGCACGCTGGCGCCGAGTAAAGGCGCTAAGCCGTAG
- a CDS encoding ABC transporter substrate-binding protein, which translates to MTNRIARRFAASVALAALGLATPALAQDKILEKTVKIGVLNDMSSLYADIGGPNSVVAVKMAVEDSGLTKKGWKIDVVSGDHQNKPDVGTNIARQWIDTEKVDAIADTPNSGVALAVSNLVKEKNAVLLNSGAATADLTGKACTPNTISFTYDTYMLATGTGKALTKAGGDSWFFLTADYAFGHALERDTSAVVTANGGKVLGGVKHPLNTSDFSSFLLQAQASKAKVVGLANAGGDTTNAIKQASEFGIVAAGQKLAALLLFINDVHSLGLKTAQGLTFTESFYWDLNDQTRAWSKRFSALANKNAMPSMTQAGNYAMVLHYLKAMEALGGNPHDGAKVVAKMKELPTDDPLFGKGPLRADGRRLIPAYLFEVKKPDESKGPWDYYKQIATISAEDAAKPLEASECPLVKK; encoded by the coding sequence ATGACAAATAGAATTGCGCGGCGCTTCGCCGCCTCTGTGGCGCTTGCCGCACTCGGCCTTGCGACGCCAGCTTTGGCCCAAGACAAAATCTTGGAAAAGACCGTCAAGATTGGCGTGCTGAACGACATGTCGAGCCTCTACGCCGACATCGGCGGCCCCAATTCGGTGGTTGCGGTCAAGATGGCCGTTGAGGATTCCGGCCTGACCAAGAAGGGCTGGAAGATCGACGTTGTCAGCGGCGATCACCAGAACAAGCCCGACGTCGGCACCAATATTGCGCGGCAGTGGATCGACACCGAGAAGGTCGATGCGATCGCCGATACGCCGAACTCCGGCGTCGCGCTGGCCGTCAGCAATCTCGTCAAGGAAAAGAACGCGGTGCTGCTCAACTCGGGTGCCGCGACCGCCGATCTCACCGGCAAGGCCTGCACGCCGAATACGATCTCCTTTACCTATGACACCTATATGCTGGCGACGGGCACCGGCAAGGCACTGACCAAGGCCGGCGGCGATAGCTGGTTCTTCCTCACGGCCGACTATGCCTTCGGCCATGCGTTGGAGCGCGACACGTCGGCGGTCGTGACCGCCAATGGCGGCAAGGTGCTCGGCGGCGTGAAACATCCGCTCAATACATCCGACTTCTCGTCCTTCCTGCTGCAGGCGCAGGCTTCCAAGGCGAAAGTTGTCGGCTTGGCCAATGCCGGTGGCGACACCACCAATGCGATCAAACAGGCATCGGAATTCGGCATCGTCGCGGCCGGCCAGAAGCTCGCCGCGCTGCTGCTGTTTATCAATGACGTACACTCGTTGGGCCTGAAGACCGCGCAGGGCCTGACGTTCACGGAATCCTTCTACTGGGACCTGAACGATCAGACGCGCGCCTGGTCGAAGCGGTTCTCCGCGCTCGCCAACAAGAACGCGATGCCCTCGATGACGCAGGCCGGCAACTACGCCATGGTGCTGCATTATCTGAAGGCAATGGAAGCGCTCGGCGGCAATCCGCATGACGGCGCCAAGGTCGTCGCCAAGATGAAGGAACTCCCGACCGACGATCCCTTGTTCGGCAAGGGCCCGCTGCGCGCCGACGGCCGCCGTCTCATCCCGGCGTATCTGTTCGAAGTGAAGAAGCCGGACGAGTCGAAGGGACCGTGGGACTACTACAAGCAGATCGCCACGATCTCGGCGGAAGACGCCGCGAAACCGCTCGAAGCCAGCGAGTGTCCGCTGGTGAAGAAGTGA
- a CDS encoding SDR family oxidoreductase, with protein sequence MTNPLASRIALVTGASRGIGYATARALARAGAHIVAVARTQGGLEELDDEIRKDGGSATLVPLNLTDFDGIARLGAALHERHGKLDILVGNAGIAGPSSPLGHIELKPWNDVMAVNVTANFQLIRCMDPLLRVSDAGRAVFVTSGAASKANAYQGPYAASKAALDTLVRSWANETVSTKLRVNLFSPGPIRTRMRASVFPGEDPMTLDTPEQAAEFIVPMCAPEWDETGKLYDYRTRKLMSFRAPE encoded by the coding sequence ATGACCAACCCCCTCGCCTCCCGCATCGCCCTCGTCACCGGCGCCTCGCGCGGCATCGGCTATGCCACGGCCCGCGCGCTCGCCCGCGCCGGTGCGCACATCGTTGCCGTCGCGCGGACGCAAGGCGGGTTGGAGGAGCTCGATGACGAGATCCGGAAAGACGGCGGCAGCGCTACGCTGGTGCCCCTCAACCTCACCGATTTCGACGGCATCGCGCGGCTCGGCGCAGCACTGCATGAGCGCCACGGCAAGCTCGACATTCTCGTCGGCAATGCCGGTATCGCCGGCCCCTCCTCGCCGCTCGGGCACATCGAACTGAAGCCCTGGAACGACGTAATGGCGGTGAACGTCACCGCCAACTTCCAGCTCATCCGCTGCATGGATCCGCTGCTCAGGGTCTCGGACGCCGGCCGCGCCGTGTTCGTGACCTCCGGCGCCGCCAGCAAGGCGAACGCCTATCAGGGGCCCTATGCAGCCTCGAAGGCCGCGCTGGACACGCTGGTGCGCTCCTGGGCCAACGAGACCGTGAGCACCAAACTGCGCGTCAACCTGTTCAGCCCCGGCCCGATCCGCACGCGCATGCGCGCCAGCGTCTTTCCCGGCGAAGACCCGATGACGCTGGATACGCCGGAGCAGGCGGCAGAATTCATCGTGCCGATGTGCGCGCCTGAGTGGGACGAGACCGGCAAGCTCTATGACTACAGGACGCGTAAGCTGATGAGCTTCCGCGCACCGGAGTGA
- the purF gene encoding amidophosphoribosyltransferase, producing MQNPSDPAGQLDVNAGIELQDDLEGDTLREECGVFGIFGHPEAAAITALGLHALQHRGQEAAGIVSFDGSRFHSERRLGLVGDTFSRREVIERLPGIMAVGHVRYSTTGANILRNVQPLFAELNAGGFAVGHNGNLTNGLTLRRELVKNGAMMQSSNDTEVILHLVAQSRRGRFIDRFIESLRAIEGAYALVALTNKKLIGARDPLGIRPLVLGDLDGRPILTSETCALDMIGAKYVRDIEPGEIIVFDETGANSHKPFPPKPPRPCIFEYIYFSRPDSIVGGRSVYDVRKAFGAQLARESHVEVDVVVPVPDSGVPAALGYSQHSGVPFELGIVRNHYVGRTFIQPTQSVRELGVRMKHSANRAAIEGKRIILIDDSLVRGTTSKKIVRMMRDAGAREVHFRLASPPILYPDYYGIDLPDRGGLLAATHSLEEMRDIIGADSLAFLSIDGMYRAMGEPGRDPANPKFSDHCFTGAYPTHLTDQTQVEPQPRQLSLLAEAS from the coding sequence ATGCAAAACCCTTCCGATCCCGCCGGCCAACTCGATGTAAATGCTGGCATCGAGTTGCAGGACGATCTCGAAGGCGACACGCTACGCGAGGAATGCGGCGTGTTCGGCATTTTCGGCCACCCCGAGGCCGCCGCCATCACAGCGCTCGGGCTCCACGCCCTTCAGCATCGCGGCCAGGAGGCCGCCGGCATCGTCTCCTTCGACGGCAGCCGTTTCCATTCCGAACGCCGCCTCGGTCTCGTCGGCGACACCTTCTCCCGCCGCGAAGTGATCGAACGCCTGCCCGGCATCATGGCCGTCGGCCATGTCCGCTATTCCACGACAGGCGCGAACATCCTGCGTAACGTCCAGCCGCTGTTCGCCGAACTCAACGCCGGCGGTTTCGCGGTCGGCCACAACGGCAACCTCACCAACGGGCTGACGCTGCGCCGCGAACTGGTCAAGAACGGCGCCATGATGCAGTCGAGCAACGACACCGAAGTGATCCTGCATCTGGTCGCGCAATCCAGGCGTGGCCGTTTCATCGACCGCTTCATCGAATCGCTGCGCGCGATCGAAGGCGCTTACGCGCTGGTCGCGCTCACCAACAAGAAGCTGATCGGCGCGCGTGATCCGCTCGGCATCCGCCCGCTGGTGCTCGGCGACCTCGACGGCCGCCCGATCCTGACCTCGGAAACCTGCGCGCTGGACATGATCGGCGCCAAATATGTCCGCGACATCGAGCCCGGCGAAATCATCGTGTTCGACGAAACCGGCGCCAACAGCCACAAGCCGTTTCCGCCGAAGCCGCCGCGGCCCTGCATCTTCGAATACATCTACTTCTCGCGGCCGGACTCGATTGTCGGCGGCCGCTCGGTCTACGACGTCCGAAAAGCCTTCGGCGCGCAGCTCGCCCGCGAAAGCCATGTCGAAGTCGACGTCGTGGTGCCGGTGCCGGATTCCGGCGTGCCTGCCGCGCTCGGTTACAGCCAGCATTCCGGCGTGCCGTTCGAACTCGGCATCGTCCGAAACCACTATGTCGGCCGCACCTTCATCCAGCCGACCCAGAGCGTGCGCGAACTCGGCGTGCGCATGAAGCATTCGGCCAACCGCGCCGCCATCGAAGGCAAGCGCATCATCCTGATCGACGACTCGCTGGTGCGCGGCACCACGTCGAAGAAGATCGTCCGCATGATGCGCGACGCCGGCGCCCGCGAGGTGCACTTCCGGCTCGCTTCGCCGCCGATCCTGTATCCCGACTATTACGGCATCGATCTGCCGGACCGCGGCGGACTTCTCGCCGCGACCCACTCGCTGGAAGAGATGCGCGACATCATCGGCGCGGATTCGCTGGCGTTCCTGTCGATCGACGGCATGTACCGCGCCATGGGCGAGCCGGGCCGCGATCCCGCCAATCCGAAGTTCTCCGACCACTGCTTCACCGGCGCCTATCCGACCCACCTCACCGACCAGACCCAGGTCGAACCGCAGCCCCGGCAGTTGTCGCTGCTGGCGGAAGCGAGCTGA
- a CDS encoding CvpA family protein: MPITILDLVLLGVMLISGLLAMVRGFMREILSIAAWGAAALVTLYAFSKLLPTAKAYFNNDTVASVVVVAGTFIGTLIVVSVITVRISDMILDSRIGALDRTLGFLFGLGRGLLIVVVAFLFFSWLVPDKQRPDWITGAKSRVVLQGTGDWLMSLLPDDPENTILKRFKKNKPEDDQTDADQAAPASGDGYSKPARDSLKKLIEKPAAR; this comes from the coding sequence ATGCCGATAACGATACTCGATCTCGTCCTGCTCGGAGTGATGCTGATTTCGGGGCTGCTCGCCATGGTGCGCGGCTTCATGCGCGAAATCCTGTCAATCGCGGCATGGGGCGCGGCGGCGCTGGTCACGCTGTATGCCTTCTCGAAGCTGCTACCGACCGCCAAGGCCTATTTCAACAACGACACGGTGGCGTCCGTGGTGGTGGTGGCCGGCACCTTCATCGGCACCTTGATCGTGGTCTCCGTCATCACGGTGCGGATTTCGGACATGATCCTGGATTCCCGGATCGGCGCGCTGGATCGCACGCTCGGCTTCCTGTTCGGGCTCGGCCGCGGCCTCCTGATCGTGGTGGTCGCCTTCCTGTTCTTCAGCTGGCTGGTCCCGGACAAGCAGCGGCCGGACTGGATCACCGGTGCGAAATCCCGGGTGGTCCTGCAGGGAACCGGGGATTGGTTAATGTCGCTCTTGCCGGACGACCCCGAGAACACCATCTTAAAGAGATTCAAGAAGAATAAACCGGAAGACGACCAAACTGACGCCGACCAGGCAGCCCCTGCGTCCGGCGATGGCTACAGTAAACCTGCCCGCGACAGCCTCAAAAAGCTGATCGAGAAACCCGCGGCACGCTAA
- the radA gene encoding DNA repair protein RadA — protein sequence MAKSTLSFVCQNCGAAYNRWQGKCDSCNKWNTLAEEDTTGATSMPVSVRSRRKGRTFALESLTGKSNDAPRLSSGMTELDRVTGGGFVRGSVLLVGGDPGIGKSTLLTQATSMLARAGHRAVYISGEEAVAQVRLRAERLGLADAPVQLAAETSVEDIVSTLSEGAVPRLIVIDSIQTMWTDTVESAPGTVTQVRASAQALIRFAKKSGAAIILVGHVTKDGQIAGPRVVEHMVDAVLSFEGEGSQHFRILRAMKNRFGPTDEIGVFEMTGLGLREVSNPSELFLSERDLGSPGTAVFAGIEGTRPVLVELQALVAPTTLGTPRRAVVGWDPSRLSMVLAVLEAHCGVKLSGYDVYLNVAGGLRIQEPAADLAAAAALVSSLVNAPLPTDAVYFGEISLSGAVRPVAQTSARLKEAAKLGFGRAILPESARGEIGSDGGLVLNSVGGLTSLVAEIAARGSPRNAGAGNREANREGVTEKNATPARFRRENS from the coding sequence ATGGCCAAGTCCACCCTCTCCTTTGTCTGCCAGAACTGCGGCGCGGCGTATAATCGCTGGCAGGGCAAGTGCGATTCCTGCAACAAGTGGAATACGCTGGCCGAGGAGGATACGACCGGTGCCACCTCGATGCCGGTGTCGGTCCGCTCCCGCCGCAAGGGCCGGACGTTCGCACTGGAATCGCTGACGGGAAAAAGCAACGACGCCCCGCGACTGTCCTCCGGCATGACCGAGCTCGATCGCGTCACCGGCGGCGGATTTGTCCGCGGCTCGGTCTTGCTGGTCGGCGGCGATCCCGGCATCGGCAAATCGACGCTGCTCACGCAAGCGACCAGCATGCTGGCGCGCGCCGGGCATCGCGCGGTCTATATTTCGGGCGAAGAAGCCGTGGCGCAGGTGCGGCTGCGCGCCGAGCGGCTGGGATTGGCGGACGCACCAGTGCAGCTCGCCGCCGAAACCTCGGTCGAGGACATCGTCTCGACCCTGTCGGAGGGCGCGGTGCCGCGCCTGATCGTGATCGATTCGATCCAGACCATGTGGACCGATACGGTGGAATCGGCGCCGGGAACGGTGACGCAGGTCCGCGCCTCCGCGCAGGCGCTCATTCGCTTCGCCAAGAAATCGGGTGCAGCGATCATTCTGGTCGGGCACGTGACCAAGGACGGCCAGATCGCGGGCCCCCGCGTGGTCGAGCACATGGTCGACGCCGTACTGTCGTTCGAGGGCGAAGGCTCGCAACATTTCCGGATTTTGCGCGCGATGAAGAATCGTTTTGGCCCGACCGATGAAATCGGCGTGTTCGAGATGACGGGCCTGGGCCTTCGCGAGGTCTCCAACCCTTCCGAACTGTTCCTTTCTGAACGCGATCTGGGCAGCCCGGGCACGGCGGTCTTTGCCGGGATCGAAGGCACCCGCCCGGTGCTGGTGGAATTACAGGCATTGGTGGCACCGACCACGCTCGGCACCCCCAGGCGGGCCGTGGTGGGCTGGGACCCGAGCCGGCTGTCGATGGTGCTGGCGGTGCTGGAGGCCCATTGCGGGGTCAAATTGTCCGGCTACGACGTCTATCTGAACGTGGCGGGGGGCTTGCGGATCCAGGAGCCCGCGGCCGACCTCGCAGCAGCAGCCGCCCTGGTGTCATCCTTGGTGAACGCACCGTTACCGACAGATGCGGTCTATTTCGGCGAGATTTCGCTCTCGGGCGCGGTCCGGCCGGTGGCGCAGACCTCCGCCCGATTGAAGGAGGCCGCAAAACTGGGATTTGGCCGCGCCATTCTGCCCGAATCGGCTCGCGGCGAGATCGGCTCCGACGGCGGCCTGGTACTGAACAGCGTTGGTGGATTGACCAGCCTGGTCGCCGAAATCGCCGCGCGTGGGAGCCCAAGAAATGCCGGGGCCGGCAACCGGGAAGCCAATCGCGAGGGTGTGACGGAGAAAAATGCCACACCGGCGCGATTCCGTCGTGAAAACAGCTAA
- a CDS encoding adenylate/guanylate cyclase domain-containing protein, translated as MSVVAEAADVPHPGGQRAGRTDAQQDTQKFAEAAIADSKREGLLLAVRARWVALAVIAVSLPIINPNWDVIYYIMMLGLFALIGWAQLKIGKVGRSQPELFLIFCDLALITLLTVVPNPLSAESWPIGMQFRFDTFIYFFVFLATATLAYSWRTVVAMGFWTSAVWAIGVGWAYLQPETHAELSERVRAAIGSDVRMFDIINPTAIDIRARFQEIMVFLIVAMTLALAVRRSNALLISHAGIERERANLARYFSPNVVEQLSGNDEPLKQVRTQNVAVLFADIVDFTAYTDGRSPMEVIGTLRLFHERMEREVFRHGGTLDKYLGDGLMATFGTPSASDSDAGNALRCAQAMIASIGEFNLERENRGEPPIRISVGLHYGQVVLGDIGLNRLEFAVIGTTVNAASRLESLTRELGCAMIASDDLVRQARAEAASLDSDFALLAAQPPRTIRGLEQPVGIWTCADINA; from the coding sequence TTGAGCGTAGTAGCAGAAGCGGCTGATGTCCCCCATCCCGGTGGCCAACGGGCCGGGCGAACCGACGCCCAGCAAGACACCCAAAAGTTCGCCGAGGCGGCCATTGCGGACAGCAAGCGCGAGGGTCTGTTGCTCGCTGTCAGGGCCCGCTGGGTCGCGCTGGCGGTGATTGCCGTCAGCTTGCCGATCATCAACCCGAACTGGGACGTGATTTACTACATCATGATGCTCGGCCTGTTTGCCCTGATCGGCTGGGCCCAACTGAAGATCGGCAAGGTGGGGCGGTCGCAGCCGGAGCTTTTCCTGATCTTTTGCGATCTGGCGTTGATTACCCTCCTCACCGTCGTGCCCAATCCGCTGAGTGCCGAAAGCTGGCCGATCGGCATGCAATTCCGGTTTGATACTTTCATCTATTTCTTTGTCTTCCTGGCAACCGCGACCCTTGCCTATTCGTGGCGAACGGTCGTCGCTATGGGCTTCTGGACCTCGGCCGTGTGGGCGATCGGCGTCGGCTGGGCCTACCTGCAGCCCGAAACCCACGCCGAGCTGTCGGAACGCGTGCGGGCCGCAATCGGCTCCGACGTCAGAATGTTCGACATCATCAACCCCACGGCGATCGACATTCGGGCGCGATTCCAGGAAATCATGGTGTTCCTGATCGTCGCCATGACGTTGGCGCTGGCGGTGCGCCGCTCCAACGCCCTGCTGATCAGCCACGCCGGAATCGAGCGCGAACGAGCCAACCTGGCGCGGTATTTTTCTCCCAATGTCGTCGAGCAATTGTCTGGAAATGACGAACCTCTCAAGCAGGTCCGAACGCAGAATGTTGCCGTGCTGTTCGCCGACATCGTCGACTTCACCGCCTATACGGATGGCCGGAGCCCGATGGAGGTGATCGGGACGCTGCGACTTTTCCACGAGCGGATGGAACGGGAGGTGTTCCGGCATGGCGGAACGCTGGACAAGTATCTGGGCGATGGATTGATGGCGACGTTCGGCACGCCCTCCGCCAGCGATTCGGACGCCGGAAACGCGCTGCGCTGCGCGCAGGCCATGATCGCGTCGATCGGCGAGTTCAATCTCGAACGAGAAAATCGCGGCGAGCCGCCGATCAGGATCAGCGTCGGCCTGCATTACGGCCAGGTCGTACTTGGCGATATCGGCTTGAACCGGCTCGAATTCGCAGTCATCGGCACCACAGTGAATGCGGCAAGCCGGCTTGAATCGCTTACCCGCGAGCTTGGCTGCGCCATGATAGCCAGCGACGACCTGGTGCGGCAGGCGCGCGCGGAGGCCGCCAGTTTGGACTCCGACTTCGCGCTTCTCGCCGCCCAGCCGCCACGGACGATTCGCGGTCTCGAGCAGCCGGTTGGCATTTGGACGTGTGCCGACATCAATGCCTGA